The Peribacillus simplex genome contains a region encoding:
- a CDS encoding ABC transporter permease produces the protein MVNLIKLELRRNNIRTYVIASIIIAIVMLGFLYLFAYAPKLEPNDKDLEIFLGYNNLIPLFGVLNMAAFCVLSAVMYSKFIVEDYSGKRPILLFSYPISRKKILFSKLSVVCIFTIFSMITSNLIIFLIFSTTEKTMNLVSGDFTAAIMLQAIKITVVMAIIAASIGIIATGIGFIKKSVPTTIVSAVLLASLMCNIVANTTSSMTFMYLFSLIMIFVGILFSINLIHKVNLMEVE, from the coding sequence ATGGTAAACCTTATTAAATTGGAATTAAGAAGAAACAACATCCGTACCTATGTAATTGCCAGCATTATTATTGCCATAGTCATGTTAGGTTTCCTCTATCTTTTTGCCTATGCGCCAAAGCTAGAGCCAAACGATAAAGATTTAGAGATTTTTTTAGGATATAACAATCTGATCCCTTTGTTTGGGGTATTAAATATGGCGGCTTTTTGCGTCCTATCGGCTGTTATGTATTCTAAATTTATAGTTGAGGATTATTCCGGAAAGAGACCCATTTTACTTTTTTCATACCCGATTAGCAGAAAAAAGATCTTATTTTCAAAATTAAGTGTTGTTTGCATATTTACAATTTTTTCTATGATTACTAGCAATCTCATTATTTTTTTGATATTTAGTACAACAGAGAAAACTATGAATCTTGTAAGTGGAGACTTTACGGCTGCTATTATGCTACAGGCTATAAAAATTACAGTTGTCATGGCCATTATAGCCGCAAGTATAGGAATTATAGCAACGGGCATTGGATTTATTAAGAAATCAGTTCCTACTACCATTGTTTCGGCTGTTCTATTGGCTTCGTTGATGTGCAATATTGTGGCAAACACCACTTCAAGTATGACGTTCATGTATTTATTCAGTTTGATTATGATATTTGTCGGAATCCTCTTTTCAATAAATCTGATACACAAAGTAAATCTTATGGAGGTAGAGTAA
- a CDS encoding IS110 family transposase, giving the protein MEAMIERCAGLDVHQETVVACVLFGPLDKKPKTSIETFSTTTKGLLALSDWLATLQVSDVVMESTGVYWKPIWNILEGSFHLVLANARHVKNVPGRKTDVKDAEWLAKLLRCGLIESNFVPPEDIRDLRDLTRYRKKLIHHRTSEQNRIHKILQDANIKLTSVLSDIFGVSGRRILEAILNGEKIETDGLRKMVDWRTKASITDIAHAINGRIRRHHRDMLRYHWEHMSYLEETIEELEKQIDQLLSPYRKEVELLDGIPGVNKAAAATFIAEMGVDMSVFKSAKHLASWAGVSPGNYESAGKKKTSKTTQGNKALKTMAVECVLATSRQNNRIASHRKRITKRQGKMKGRIASAHLLLTIAYNILKTGEPYDELGSNYLEEKQNNKELKMIEYLKKKGYTIAPSEQQTA; this is encoded by the coding sequence ATGGAAGCAATGATTGAACGGTGTGCTGGCCTAGATGTACACCAAGAAACAGTAGTAGCCTGTGTATTATTTGGCCCATTAGATAAAAAGCCAAAAACCTCTATTGAAACTTTTTCAACTACAACAAAGGGGCTCTTGGCTTTAAGTGATTGGCTAGCTACCCTTCAGGTATCCGATGTTGTGATGGAAAGTACCGGAGTCTACTGGAAACCAATATGGAATATACTCGAAGGATCTTTTCACCTTGTTCTTGCCAATGCCAGGCATGTCAAAAATGTTCCAGGCCGTAAAACTGATGTAAAAGATGCCGAATGGCTTGCCAAGCTTCTAAGATGCGGACTTATTGAAAGCAATTTTGTACCACCAGAGGATATTCGTGATTTACGTGATCTTACTCGTTATCGAAAAAAATTGATTCATCATCGCACCTCAGAGCAGAATCGCATTCACAAAATTCTTCAAGATGCTAATATCAAGCTAACATCCGTTCTATCAGACATTTTTGGTGTATCGGGACGCCGTATCCTTGAAGCGATTCTAAACGGTGAAAAAATAGAGACCGATGGTCTTCGAAAAATGGTGGATTGGCGAACAAAAGCAAGTATTACTGACATTGCCCATGCAATTAATGGTCGTATTCGCCGTCATCATCGTGATATGTTGCGTTACCATTGGGAGCATATGAGTTATTTAGAAGAAACCATAGAAGAATTGGAAAAGCAAATTGATCAACTCCTGTCCCCTTATCGTAAGGAAGTAGAATTATTGGATGGTATACCTGGTGTGAACAAAGCTGCCGCAGCTACTTTTATTGCGGAGATGGGGGTTGATATGTCCGTATTTAAGTCAGCTAAACATCTTGCCTCTTGGGCTGGTGTGAGTCCTGGAAATTACGAAAGTGCTGGTAAAAAAAAAACGAGTAAAACCACACAAGGTAACAAAGCTCTGAAAACGATGGCCGTAGAGTGTGTATTAGCGACATCAAGGCAAAATAATCGAATTGCTTCACATCGAAAAAGGATTACCAAAAGGCAGGGAAAAATGAAAGGACGAATTGCTTCTGCTCATTTACTATTGACGATTGCTTACAACATCTTAAAAACAGGAGAACCTTATGATGAACTAGGCTCAAATTACCTTGAAGAAAAACAAAATAACAAAGAATTAAAAATGATCGAATACCTAAAAAAGAAAGGCTATACAATCGCTCCATCTGAACAACAAACTGCATAA
- a CDS encoding DinB family protein — MNQRPSEEEYAGDFGEYIRLVPDGNIIDILLAQEKQMTELLASLTESHGAYRYAEGKWTLKEVVGHIADGERVMTYRLLLFARGDQTPLSGFDQELFMPPFGSWTTAQLAEDYRAVRQSTITLLRGLPAEAWSRKGTANNASITARALAYGIAGHEIHHMGVIRNRYLS; from the coding sequence ATGAATCAAAGACCGTCAGAAGAAGAATATGCCGGGGACTTCGGAGAGTATATCCGGTTGGTGCCGGATGGCAACATCATCGACATTCTGCTCGCCCAGGAAAAGCAAATGACCGAGCTGCTGGCATCGTTGACCGAAAGCCATGGCGCGTATCGGTATGCGGAAGGAAAATGGACGCTGAAAGAAGTCGTGGGCCACATCGCAGACGGAGAACGCGTCATGACCTACCGCCTGCTACTGTTCGCAAGAGGGGACCAGACGCCTCTGTCCGGTTTCGACCAGGAATTGTTCATGCCTCCTTTCGGAAGCTGGACAACCGCGCAATTGGCCGAAGACTACCGGGCCGTACGGCAATCGACGATCACACTGCTGCGCGGGTTACCGGCGGAGGCGTGGTCCCGCAAAGGCACAGCCAACAACGCAAGCATTACGGCGCGTGCCCTCGCGTACGGCATCGCAGGACACGAGATTCATCACATGGGGGTCATCCGAAATCGGTATTTGAGTTAG
- a CDS encoding IS110 family transposase, with amino-acid sequence MNFKMQNKQNQLIERITDQHLVVGVDIAQHVHVARAVNFRGIVVGKPLSFENNEEGFTSLLNWIQELKQMKNLDTTIVGMEPTGHYWINLSKWLVKQNMDVVTVNPHHVKRNKENRDNTQSKSDKKDALVIADMVKNGYYAFVRSTSESFEKLRVLMANRDVIVKRLVSSINQINRWVDVVFPELRQVFKDVSCKGAIATLRLFPTPAELCSLQPQDIVTGWKSCMKRHSGHKKARSLLVLAKRSIGTKQALDAYKLHLGQLLEEYDLASSQLERVTQEVTNVLEQIPFVKQILAIKGISEISLAGILGEAGDLSGFAHGNALLRHAGLHLAEASSGKWKGQIVLSKRGRSRLRRYIFLATMSLVMNNPEFKALHSNNVKVKKIKKMKSIMKLCGKLARVLVGIARNGSAYKPEMIFSIEQLAA; translated from the coding sequence ATGAATTTTAAAATGCAAAACAAACAAAATCAACTAATTGAGAGAATTACGGATCAACATCTAGTTGTTGGTGTGGATATTGCCCAACACGTACACGTGGCCCGTGCTGTAAACTTTCGGGGCATTGTGGTCGGGAAACCCCTTTCTTTTGAAAATAACGAGGAGGGTTTTACTAGCTTACTAAACTGGATCCAGGAACTAAAACAAATGAAAAATCTAGACACAACGATAGTCGGAATGGAACCTACCGGCCATTATTGGATAAACCTTTCAAAGTGGCTAGTCAAACAAAACATGGATGTCGTCACCGTCAATCCTCACCATGTCAAAAGAAACAAAGAAAATCGTGATAATACGCAATCCAAAAGTGATAAAAAAGATGCCCTTGTCATCGCTGATATGGTGAAGAATGGCTACTATGCCTTCGTTCGTTCCACTTCAGAATCATTTGAAAAACTTCGTGTCCTTATGGCTAACCGAGATGTGATCGTTAAGCGTCTTGTTAGCTCCATCAACCAAATTAATCGCTGGGTGGATGTTGTCTTTCCCGAGCTCCGGCAAGTGTTTAAAGACGTATCATGTAAAGGGGCAATCGCAACCCTACGCCTCTTTCCTACCCCAGCTGAATTATGTTCCTTACAGCCTCAAGATATCGTAACCGGATGGAAATCATGTATGAAGCGACATTCCGGGCATAAAAAAGCCCGTTCCCTGCTTGTATTGGCCAAGCGTTCAATTGGTACGAAACAAGCCCTTGATGCGTATAAACTTCATTTGGGACAGTTATTAGAGGAATATGATCTCGCTTCATCCCAACTCGAAAGAGTGACGCAAGAAGTCACAAACGTCTTGGAACAGATTCCATTCGTTAAGCAAATACTTGCCATTAAAGGAATCAGCGAGATTTCACTAGCGGGAATCTTAGGAGAAGCTGGAGATTTGAGTGGGTTCGCTCACGGGAATGCGCTCCTTCGTCATGCAGGATTGCATCTCGCTGAAGCAAGCTCTGGGAAGTGGAAAGGCCAAATTGTTCTTTCCAAACGTGGAAGATCACGCCTGCGGCGTTACATCTTCCTTGCGACCATGAGTCTGGTGATGAATAACCCTGAGTTTAAAGCCCTACACTCGAATAATGTTAAAGTGAAGAAGATTAAGAAAATGAAATCCATCATGAAACTTTGTGGAAAACTCGCCCGTGTCCTAGTAGGGATAGCTCGTAATGGCTCTGCCTATAAACCGGAAATGATCTTCTCAATTGAACAACTAGCAGCGTAA
- a CDS encoding beta-carotene 15,15'-monooxygenase — protein sequence MVLIKKGKSVWLLMIGLILCSNFAIYNTNVGNGILPAETNGIVLGSLLDLVILLPILFMLYKRKFTIKMGILLSATGCFLARFLIPNDLLEPFAAVTWAGIAIEAALIVFEVLLIVTFVRYLPKIVGKVSSSNLPVIFSFPQAVNLYVKKNPIIHMICSEALMLYYAFFSWKKTPPPGMTLYKNSSYIAFQIMMIHAIVIETLGIHLWLHEKSTILSLILLVLNIYSVVYFLADIQTTRLNPLYMNDQTMFISLGLLKRAEIQFENIELIIEDPEILEKKIPKDTIDFIVHDFAKVYPDMILYIKKPVKVTLFMGIQKEYSKIAIRSDSPSELKHVILEGIRKNK from the coding sequence ATGGTTCTGATAAAAAAAGGTAAAAGCGTTTGGTTATTAATGATTGGATTGATCCTATGTAGTAACTTCGCTATATATAACACAAATGTGGGCAATGGTATATTACCAGCAGAAACTAATGGAATCGTTTTAGGCTCGCTATTAGATTTAGTGATTCTGTTACCTATACTTTTTATGTTATATAAGCGAAAATTTACAATTAAAATGGGGATACTTCTTTCAGCAACGGGATGTTTTTTAGCGAGATTTCTGATCCCTAATGACCTCCTGGAACCTTTCGCCGCAGTTACTTGGGCAGGAATTGCGATTGAAGCAGCTTTAATCGTTTTTGAAGTTTTACTGATCGTTACGTTTGTACGTTATTTACCAAAAATCGTGGGGAAAGTTTCATCTAGCAATTTGCCTGTCATTTTTTCTTTTCCACAAGCTGTTAATTTGTATGTGAAGAAAAATCCAATTATTCATATGATTTGCTCAGAAGCTTTAATGCTTTATTATGCATTTTTCAGCTGGAAAAAGACGCCACCTCCTGGCATGACTCTTTATAAAAATTCTAGTTACATTGCTTTTCAAATTATGATGATTCATGCGATTGTGATTGAAACGTTAGGAATTCACTTGTGGCTTCATGAAAAATCGACGATCCTCTCACTAATATTGTTGGTTCTTAATATTTACTCTGTCGTTTATTTCCTAGCAGATATTCAAACAACTCGATTAAATCCACTTTATATGAATGACCAGACCATGTTTATTTCTTTAGGATTGTTAAAACGTGCCGAAATTCAATTTGAAAACATTGAATTGATTATTGAGGACCCTGAAATCCTAGAGAAGAAAATACCGAAAGATACAATAGATTTTATCGTACACGATTTCGCTAAGGTCTATCCGGACATGATTTTATACATAAAAAAACCAGTGAAAGTTACTCTGTTCATGGGAATTCAAAAAGAATATTCAAAAATTGCGATTCGATCTGATTCCCCATCGGAACTTAAACATGTCATTTTAGAAGGTATACGTAAGAATAAATAG
- a CDS encoding MarR family winged helix-turn-helix transcriptional regulator, producing the protein MKNNYINQINVLQNKLNIQLAKKFENKIDNQLTAKQVLLLELIKIGVTSTKNLADKLNVSTSAVSQILNKLENKGYVERFINPKNRREIVLNLADKANQYFNDLASLEDEINKEVYGQLSLEDLKQFTNILEKLHVIVKENS; encoded by the coding sequence ATGAAAAATAATTATATTAATCAAATTAACGTTTTACAAAACAAATTAAATATCCAACTAGCAAAAAAATTTGAGAACAAGATTGATAATCAACTAACAGCAAAGCAAGTATTGTTACTGGAATTAATAAAAATAGGTGTTACCTCAACAAAAAATTTAGCAGATAAGTTAAATGTTTCAACAAGTGCAGTAAGTCAAATACTAAATAAATTGGAAAATAAAGGTTATGTTGAACGGTTTATTAATCCGAAGAACCGTCGTGAAATTGTCTTGAATCTAGCTGATAAAGCCAATCAATATTTCAACGATTTAGCCTCTTTGGAAGATGAAATTAATAAAGAGGTTTATGGACAGTTGTCTCTAGAAGATTTGAAACAGTTTACGAACATACTAGAAAAACTACACGTTATTGTGAAGGAGAACAGCTAA
- a CDS encoding IS110 family transposase, translating to MNPVIGLDVSKGESQVQAFLDKGKPYRKSFKVSHTVEGLGLLEKFLDEVKRETGKKPPLILEATGHYHSSVVQYLEDRGYLLIIINPLISYKAKSSSLRKVKTDAVDAYHLCELFYKEDLEPYKKRGVQLLNLRNLTRQHENITGVLIQTKLQFQAILDQVFPEYRGVFGDLYSVVSLLTLSEFPSSEDILEASLETIADKIAQLCKSRSYRWANEKSIELKAAANRNPFEKTLYQSHILSLSIFINIILQYKEHLSKLETEIDALAKEVEEYNIIKSIPGIGEKIAATIISEIGEIDRFNNPKKLVAFAGIDPSVFESGKFTATKNRITKRGSSRLRHALYMAVRCAIRDCRKKKTTNEVIPRNKRMREFYDKKREEGKPFKVAVIACVNKLLHWIFALLKSKTTFRDIA from the coding sequence ATGAATCCAGTCATTGGTCTGGATGTTTCAAAAGGGGAAAGTCAAGTTCAGGCATTTTTAGATAAAGGCAAACCATATCGTAAGAGTTTTAAAGTTTCTCATACTGTTGAGGGTCTTGGTTTACTTGAAAAATTTCTGGATGAAGTAAAGAGAGAAACAGGTAAGAAACCACCTCTCATCCTTGAAGCAACAGGACATTATCATTCCTCTGTTGTTCAATACTTGGAGGACCGTGGGTATTTATTGATCATCATTAATCCACTGATTTCTTATAAGGCTAAAAGTTCAAGTCTTAGGAAAGTAAAGACAGATGCGGTTGATGCTTACCATCTCTGCGAGCTGTTTTATAAAGAAGACCTAGAGCCATATAAAAAACGTGGAGTTCAACTATTAAACCTTCGGAATCTTACAAGACAGCACGAGAATATAACTGGCGTATTGATCCAAACAAAGCTACAATTTCAAGCCATTTTGGACCAAGTCTTCCCCGAATATAGAGGGGTTTTCGGTGACTTATATTCAGTAGTATCACTCTTAACTCTTTCAGAGTTTCCCTCATCTGAAGACATATTAGAGGCAAGTTTAGAAACAATAGCTGACAAAATCGCTCAATTATGTAAAAGTCGCTCATACAGATGGGCTAATGAAAAATCTATTGAACTCAAAGCTGCAGCAAACCGAAATCCGTTTGAAAAGACTTTGTATCAGAGTCATATTTTGAGTCTTAGTATATTTATAAACATCATTCTTCAATACAAAGAGCACCTATCCAAGTTAGAGACAGAGATAGATGCTCTCGCAAAAGAAGTTGAAGAATATAATATCATCAAATCTATCCCAGGTATCGGAGAAAAGATCGCGGCAACGATTATTTCTGAAATTGGTGAGATAGATCGATTTAACAATCCTAAGAAGCTTGTAGCTTTCGCTGGAATTGATCCTAGTGTATTCGAATCTGGTAAGTTTACTGCCACCAAGAATCGGATCACAAAACGAGGATCTAGCAGACTTCGCCATGCCTTATATATGGCAGTTCGTTGTGCTATCCGTGATTGTCGCAAGAAGAAAACGACTAATGAAGTCATCCCTCGCAACAAAAGAATGCGTGAGTTTTACGACAAGAAGCGTGAAGAAGGAAAGCCTTTTAAAGTAGCTGTAATCGCATGTGTTAACAAGCTCTTACATTGGATTTTTGCCCTGTTAAAAAGCAAAACGACTTTCCGAGATATAGCATAA
- a CDS encoding PadR family transcriptional regulator, with the protein MEVNKEVLKGHIDTLILSLLHNRDMYGYELAKIVREKSDDQFELKEGTLYLSLKRLEKNKWISSYWGDEQGPGGRRKYYKLTSMGEEGFEEKRLEWEFVRDVIDSFLDGGRKR; encoded by the coding sequence ATGGAAGTAAATAAGGAAGTGTTAAAAGGTCATATAGACACACTGATCCTTTCACTTTTACATAACAGAGATATGTATGGTTATGAATTAGCCAAAATCGTTCGAGAAAAAAGTGATGACCAATTTGAATTAAAAGAAGGTACGCTTTATCTGTCTTTAAAGAGATTAGAAAAGAATAAATGGATTTCTTCATACTGGGGGGATGAGCAAGGACCAGGAGGAAGAAGAAAATATTACAAACTTACATCAATGGGGGAAGAAGGATTTGAAGAAAAGCGTTTGGAATGGGAATTTGTTAGAGATGTGATTGATTCGTTTTTAGATGGGGGGAGAAAAAGATGA
- a CDS encoding permease prefix domain 1-containing protein: protein MKQIEVFVDEVYQGVGGNEKEIKDLKTEMKNHLLEAVYELKKEGKSEQEAIEIAIDRFGGEKEIRSVVGQLFQAQKIFAKRVLYIAFTFLLLGIISFFSLGLFEYQHYQNVEKVGNEILGSLGTLTTISNDTKEIMVTSVEDNTLIYGIKVNSDNSNSDFEFSEDRQETNPFMKHFNTGFSNKDWSVEMEISNFDDLTYGSLFIGLVVYWVLFTIWATINAYHHRGLNTGWIIAFALLNVVGYLFFRVGKGIRNETN, encoded by the coding sequence ATGAAACAAATTGAAGTATTCGTTGATGAGGTTTATCAAGGGGTAGGTGGTAACGAAAAAGAAATCAAAGATTTAAAAACAGAAATGAAAAATCATTTACTAGAAGCTGTCTATGAATTGAAAAAAGAAGGAAAATCGGAGCAAGAAGCTATTGAAATTGCAATTGATCGATTTGGTGGAGAAAAAGAAATTCGTTCTGTTGTCGGTCAATTGTTTCAGGCACAAAAAATATTTGCTAAAAGAGTGCTTTATATAGCTTTTACATTTCTTTTACTTGGAATAATAAGTTTCTTTTCTTTAGGTTTATTTGAATATCAACACTACCAAAACGTTGAAAAGGTAGGTAATGAAATTCTGGGTAGTTTAGGTACTCTAACAACTATATCTAATGATACAAAAGAAATTATGGTAACAAGTGTAGAGGATAATACGTTAATTTATGGAATAAAAGTAAACTCCGATAACTCCAATTCAGATTTTGAATTTTCTGAGGACAGACAGGAAACGAATCCATTTATGAAACATTTCAATACTGGATTTAGTAATAAAGATTGGTCTGTTGAAATGGAAATTTCAAACTTTGATGATTTAACTTATGGTTCATTATTCATTGGATTAGTGGTTTATTGGGTGTTATTTACTATTTGGGCAACGATCAATGCTTATCATCATAGAGGATTAAATACTGGTTGGATTATTGCATTTGCTTTATTAAATGTTGTAGGGTATCTGTTTTTCCGTGTTGGAAAGGGGATAAGAAATGAAACAAATTGA
- a CDS encoding IS110 family transposase, with translation MEAMIERCAGLDVHQETVVACVLFGPLDKKPKASIETFSTTTTGLLALSDWLSTLQVSDVVMESTGVYWKPIWNILEGSFHLVLANARHVKNVPGRKTDVKDAEWLAKLLRCGLIESNFVPPEDIRDLRDLTRYRKKLIHHRTSEQNRIHKILQDANIKLTSVLSDIFGVSGRRILEAILNGEKIETDGLRKMVDWRTKASITDIAHAINGRIRRHHRDMLRYHWEHMSYLEETIEELEKQIDQLLSPYRKEVELLDGIPGVNKAAAATFIAEMGVDMSVFKSAKHLASWAGVSPGNYESAGKKKRVKPHKEIKL, from the coding sequence ATGGAAGCAATGATTGAACGGTGTGCTGGCCTAGATGTACACCAAGAAACAGTAGTAGCCTGTGTATTATTTGGTCCATTAGATAAAAAGCCAAAAGCCTCTATTGAAACGTTTTCGACTACAACAACGGGACTCTTGGCTTTAAGTGATTGGCTCTCTACCCTTCAGGTATCCGATGTTGTGATGGAGAGTACCGGAGTCTACTGGAAACCAATATGGAATATACTTGAAGGTTCTTTTCACCTTGTTCTGGCCAATGCCAGACATGTTAAAAATGTTCCAGGGCGTAAAACTGATGTGAAAGATGCCGAATGGCTTGCCAAGCTTCTAAGATGCGGACTTATTGAAAGCAATTTTGTTCCACCGGAGGACATTCGTGATTTACGAGATCTTACTCGTTATCGAAAAAAATTGATTCATCATCGCACCTCAGAGCAGAATCGCATTCACAAAATTCTTCAAGATGCTAATATCAAGCTAACTTCCGTTCTATCAGACATTTTTGGTGTATCGGGACGCCGTATCCTTGAAGCGATTCTAAACGGTGAAAAAATAGAGACCGATGGTCTTCGAAAAATGGTGGATTGGCGAACAAAAGCAAGTATTACTGACATTGCCCATGCAATTAATGGTCGTATTCGCCGTCATCATCGTGATATGTTGCGTTACCATTGGGAGCATATGAGTTATTTAGAAGAAACCATAGAAGAATTGGAAAAGCAAATTGATCAACTCCTGTCCCCTTATCGTAAGGAAGTAGAATTATTGGATGGTATACCTGGTGTGAACAAAGCTGCCGCAGCTACTTTTATTGCGGAGATGGGGGTTGATATGTCCGTATTTAAGTCAGCTAAACATCTTGCCTCTTGGGCTGGTGTGAGTCCTGGAAATTACGAAAGTGCTGGTAAAAAAAAACGAGTAAAACCACACAAGGAAATAAAGCTTTAA
- a CDS encoding YesK family protein, with protein MGIIMYGLTYLFLRKIEDRTQLLLLFSLGILILVFSIFVIGGFEGMPYGVLSLGVLTLAVLYFFLMRYSLGRKILFIGVPLIIALHILFVFINQVDYRVVDKERLTTDDEIENYIGIIEKDTSIVGYKKFKGGEGEDFLLITMGGERKGNTIEVLEVKEDSEKTIIRIRTSYNKNPEPNPYIAVALTRIKSKIVILDTDGTNYGDGIFD; from the coding sequence CTGGGAATTATTATGTATGGACTCACCTATTTATTTTTGAGAAAGATAGAGGACAGAACTCAACTTTTACTTCTATTCTCGCTAGGCATATTGATTTTAGTGTTTTCAATTTTTGTGATTGGTGGGTTCGAGGGGATGCCGTATGGTGTATTGAGCCTTGGTGTATTGACACTGGCGGTTCTATACTTTTTCTTAATGAGGTATTCCTTAGGAAGGAAAATTCTCTTTATTGGGGTTCCATTAATCATTGCTCTTCATATATTATTCGTATTTATCAATCAAGTTGACTACCGGGTAGTGGATAAAGAGAGACTGACGACGGATGATGAAATTGAGAATTATATTGGAATAATTGAGAAAGATACATCGATTGTCGGTTACAAAAAGTTTAAAGGAGGAGAAGGGGAGGACTTTTTATTGATAACAATGGGTGGTGAAAGAAAGGGAAATACCATTGAAGTGTTGGAAGTGAAAGAAGATAGTGAAAAGACTATCATCCGCATTCGGACATCTTATAATAAAAACCCTGAGCCAAATCCGTATATAGCTGTAGCACTTACTCGTATAAAATCAAAGATAGTCATTTTGGATACTGATGGAACAAATTATGGAGATGGTATATTCGATTAA
- a CDS encoding serine hydrolase domain-containing protein, with the protein MKKITTGQSNTGLSETGLRRMRDVLARHVESGKIPGLVALVSRYGETHVEAIGTMRHDGGAPMRRDTIFRLASTSKPLAVASVMILLDECKLHLDDPVDTWLPELADRQVLKRADGPLDDTVPARRPITVRDLLTSTFGLGVDITLMGSPIQNAIFESGIYDTPGAELPEPDEWMRRLGTLPLSYQPGERWQYHVSNEVLGVLVARVTGQTFETFLRERILDPLGMKDTGFYVPANKIDRLPPAFNPDPQTGEFIVWDEAAGGRYSRPPAFQAGGGGLLSTVDDYHAYLRMLLNQGMHGTERILSRPAVQLMTTNRLTPEQQAARDALAKNNVHLSHGQGQHGGWGFGMAVRTYRGDYASIGQFGWDGGTGTTTYADPDKQLTGILLTQVGMSTPDSARLIHDFWTMVYQAIED; encoded by the coding sequence ATGAAAAAGATTACAACGGGACAAAGCAACACTGGCTTATCCGAAACAGGGCTACGCAGAATGCGCGACGTGCTGGCACGGCATGTCGAGTCCGGGAAGATTCCAGGGCTCGTCGCCCTGGTCAGCCGGTACGGTGAGACGCACGTCGAAGCGATCGGCACGATGCGCCATGACGGTGGCGCGCCGATGCGCCGGGACACGATCTTCCGGTTGGCGTCCACTTCCAAGCCGCTCGCGGTCGCGTCGGTGATGATCCTGCTCGACGAGTGCAAGCTGCATCTGGACGACCCAGTAGATACCTGGCTGCCCGAACTCGCCGACCGGCAGGTGCTGAAACGGGCCGACGGCCCGCTGGACGACACCGTGCCGGCACGGCGGCCAATCACCGTACGGGACTTGTTGACCTCCACGTTCGGGCTCGGAGTGGATATTACGTTGATGGGCTCCCCGATCCAGAACGCGATCTTCGAGAGTGGGATATACGACACGCCAGGGGCGGAGTTGCCCGAGCCGGATGAGTGGATGCGTCGCCTGGGCACACTCCCGCTGAGCTACCAGCCCGGAGAGCGGTGGCAATACCACGTCAGCAACGAAGTACTCGGCGTGCTCGTCGCCAGAGTCACGGGTCAGACGTTCGAGACGTTCCTGCGCGAACGTATCCTCGATCCGCTGGGGATGAAGGACACTGGTTTCTACGTGCCCGCCAACAAGATTGACCGGCTGCCGCCCGCCTTCAACCCCGATCCGCAGACCGGAGAGTTCATCGTGTGGGACGAGGCCGCAGGCGGACGCTACAGCCGACCTCCAGCGTTCCAAGCAGGCGGCGGTGGGCTGCTCTCAACCGTCGACGACTATCACGCGTATTTACGGATGCTGCTGAACCAAGGGATGCACGGGACCGAACGGATCCTGTCCCGGCCCGCCGTCCAGCTGATGACCACCAACCGCCTCACGCCCGAGCAACAAGCCGCCCGAGACGCCCTGGCCAAAAACAACGTCCATTTGTCGCACGGCCAAGGGCAGCACGGCGGCTGGGGCTTCGGGATGGCGGTGCGCACCTACCGTGGTGACTACGCGTCCATCGGCCAGTTCGGCTGGGACGGTGGAACCGGCACCACGACGTACGCCGACCCGGACAAACAGCTCACCGGAATCCTGCTCACCCAGGTCGGGATGTCCACCCCGGATTCAGCGCGGCTTATCCACGACTTCTGGACCATGGTCTACCAGGCAATCGAAGACTGA